The Artemia franciscana chromosome 11, ASM3288406v1, whole genome shotgun sequence genome has a segment encoding these proteins:
- the LOC136032771 gene encoding pentatricopeptide repeat-containing protein 2, mitochondrial-like isoform X2, whose translation MLASKEDVFNFVHLASAEDSQVLHSLLKRYHSQKTKSPFRFGPIVMRYYYSNGQPVEALKAFCDPDLDGLFEDLSSLKLLMSLLYEHNMHSEIKDVFEVVKSKKSGNPVFVKTLSNIVLASCYKQNTPESYKLATEIGRQDKEHVTRRGVEIAAAVALKQRDPGLALELLTAIDFSNNLLTRNLKILAYSSMDRPEEALRIIKRDLFRDIPTNVVPEAMKAMKEAVYRIKDDNQKDFVVPELKNLEADLREKGFLVEKSLDTHLLEPISGVKKRQILEESSESGHSDEMNG comes from the exons ATGCTTGCATCAAAAGAAgatgttttcaattttgttcatcTGGCTAGTGCTGAAGACTCACAGGTGCTACATTCCCTATTAAAGAG gTATCAttcacaaaaaacaaaaagtccGTTTCGTTTTGGCCCTATTGTGATGCGTTACTACTACTCTAATGGACAACCCGTTGAAGCTTTGAAG GCATTTTGTGACCCAGATTTGGACGGATTGTTTGAAGATTTATCTAGCCTAAAATTACTGATGTCCTTATTGTATGAACACAATATGCATAGCGAAATTAAAGATGTTTTTGAAGTAGTCAAATCGAAGAAATCTGGTAATCCTGTTTTTGTCAAGACTCTGTCAAATATTGTTTTAGCATCTTGCTATAAACAG AATACACCCGAAAGCTACAAGTTGGCCACGGAGATAGGTCGACAAGATAAGGAGCACGTAACGAGAAGGGGGGTTGAAATTGCAGCAGCTGTGGCTTTAAAACAGAGGGATCCTGGTCTCGCTTTAGAACTTCTGACTGCaattgatttttcaaataatctacTCACCAGGAATTTAAAG ATCTTAGCTTACAGCAGCATGGATCGTCCAGAAGAAGCATTGCGAATAATAAAACGGGACCTATTCAGGGATATACCTACTAATGTGGTTCCTGAAGCAATGAAAGCTATGAAAGAAGCAGTTTATCGTATAAAGGATGATAATCAGAAAGATTTTGTTGTtccagaattaaaaaatttggaagctGACCTTAGGGAGAAAggatttttagttgaaaag agcCTGGACACTCACCTACTCGAGCCAATAAGTGGAGTAAAGAAGCGACAAATTCTAGAAGAAAGCAGTGAAAGCGGTCATTCGGACGAAATGAAcggataa
- the LOC136032771 gene encoding pentatricopeptide repeat-containing protein 2, mitochondrial-like isoform X1 yields the protein MSGSFGARMWLRKIKRYEGIRTIYTAENLGIPKYEQARAEISNLYLGAPIIEKFKDRVVKSIESSRKMLASKEDVFNFVHLASAEDSQVLHSLLKRYHSQKTKSPFRFGPIVMRYYYSNGQPVEALKAFCDPDLDGLFEDLSSLKLLMSLLYEHNMHSEIKDVFEVVKSKKSGNPVFVKTLSNIVLASCYKQNTPESYKLATEIGRQDKEHVTRRGVEIAAAVALKQRDPGLALELLTAIDFSNNLLTRNLKILAYSSMDRPEEALRIIKRDLFRDIPTNVVPEAMKAMKEAVYRIKDDNQKDFVVPELKNLEADLREKGFLVEKSLDTHLLEPISGVKKRQILEESSESGHSDEMNG from the exons GAATTAGAACTATTTACACGGCTGAAAACCTTGGCATTCCAAAATATGAGCAAGCAAGAGCAGAAATATCCAACTTGTACCTAGGGGCTCCtattatagaaaaattcaaagacaGAGTTGTCAAATCTATTGAATCTAGTAGAAAAATGCTTGCATCAAAAGAAgatgttttcaattttgttcatcTGGCTAGTGCTGAAGACTCACAGGTGCTACATTCCCTATTAAAGAG gTATCAttcacaaaaaacaaaaagtccGTTTCGTTTTGGCCCTATTGTGATGCGTTACTACTACTCTAATGGACAACCCGTTGAAGCTTTGAAG GCATTTTGTGACCCAGATTTGGACGGATTGTTTGAAGATTTATCTAGCCTAAAATTACTGATGTCCTTATTGTATGAACACAATATGCATAGCGAAATTAAAGATGTTTTTGAAGTAGTCAAATCGAAGAAATCTGGTAATCCTGTTTTTGTCAAGACTCTGTCAAATATTGTTTTAGCATCTTGCTATAAACAG AATACACCCGAAAGCTACAAGTTGGCCACGGAGATAGGTCGACAAGATAAGGAGCACGTAACGAGAAGGGGGGTTGAAATTGCAGCAGCTGTGGCTTTAAAACAGAGGGATCCTGGTCTCGCTTTAGAACTTCTGACTGCaattgatttttcaaataatctacTCACCAGGAATTTAAAG ATCTTAGCTTACAGCAGCATGGATCGTCCAGAAGAAGCATTGCGAATAATAAAACGGGACCTATTCAGGGATATACCTACTAATGTGGTTCCTGAAGCAATGAAAGCTATGAAAGAAGCAGTTTATCGTATAAAGGATGATAATCAGAAAGATTTTGTTGTtccagaattaaaaaatttggaagctGACCTTAGGGAGAAAggatttttagttgaaaag agcCTGGACACTCACCTACTCGAGCCAATAAGTGGAGTAAAGAAGCGACAAATTCTAGAAGAAAGCAGTGAAAGCGGTCATTCGGACGAAATGAAcggataa